The Triticum aestivum cultivar Chinese Spring chromosome 3A, IWGSC CS RefSeq v2.1, whole genome shotgun sequence genome includes a region encoding these proteins:
- the LOC123058238 gene encoding beta-glucosidase BoGH3B-like, with the protein MAFLGSYRASVLLLLTCASCILMPAAADYAKYKDPKQLLNRRISDLLARMTVAEKIGQMSQIERENATADVVKEFFIGSVLSGGGSVPATNATPEAWVRMVNEMQRGALSTRLGIPMLYGIDAVHGHGNVYRATIFPHNVGLGCTRDPELAKKIGAAVALEVRATGIPYVFAPCMAVCRDPRWGRCYESFSEDTKLVQQMASVISGFQGEIPAGGRRGAPYVAAGQRNVAACSKHYVGDGGTAGGANEGDTAATFHDLLSVHMPPYYSAVAQGVSTVMVSFSSWNGAKMHANRFLITDFLKTTLRFRGFVISDWGGIERITTPKGADYMLSVKLAIMAGIDMIMIPYTYTEFIDDLSTLVQNGTIPMSRIDDAVRRILRVKFTMGLFENPYADFSLAGELGKQEHRDLAREAVRKSLVLLKNGKAGEKPLLPLPKNAGSILVAGSHAHDLGNQCGGWTITWQGVAGNNLTTGTTILDGIKHAVGHGTDVVYSENPDAGFMRQNKARFDYAVVVVGEPPYAESFGDNLNLTVPAPGPSVIRDVCGSVRCAVVLVSGRPLVVEPYMDAIDALVAAWLPGTEGQGGVSDVLFGDYGFSGKLART; encoded by the exons ATGGCGTTCCTCGGTAGCTACAGGGCGAGCGTTTTGCTGCTCCTGACATGCGCTAGTTGCATTTTGATGCCGGCGGCAGCCGACTATGCCAAGTACAAGGACCCGAAGCAGCTGCTCAACAGGCGGATCAGCGACCTGCTGGCGCGGATGACCGTCGCCGAGAAGATCGGCCAGATGTCTCAGATCGAGCGGGAGAACGCCACCGCCGACGTCGTCAAGGAGTTCTTCATAG GCAGCGTGCTGAGCGGCGGGGGCAGCGTCCCGGCGACGAACGCGACGCCGGAGGCGTGGGTGAGGATGGTGAACGAGATGCAGAGGGGCGCGCTCTCCACGCGCCTCGGCATCCCCATGCTCTACGGCATCGACGCCGTCCACGGCCACGGCAACGTCTACAGGGCCACCATCTTCCCGCACAACGTCGGCCTCGGCTGCACCAG GGACCCGGAGCTAGCGAAGAAGatcggggcggcggtggcgctggAGGTGAGAGCCACGGGGATACCGTACGTGTTCGCTCCGTGCATGGCGGTGTGCAGGGACCCCAGGTGGGGCCGCTGCTACGAGAGCTTCAGCGAGGACACTAAGCTGGTGCAGCAGATGGCCTCCGTCATCTCTGGCTTCCAGGGCGAGATCCCGGCCGGCGGCCGCCGCGGCGCGCCCTACGTCGCCGCCGGGCAGCGCAACGTCGCGGCGTGCTCCAAGCACTACGTCGGCGACGGCGGCACGGCCGGCGGCGCCAACGAGGGCGACACGGCGGCCACTTTCCACGACCTGCTCAGCGTCCACATGCCGCCCTACTACAGCGCCGTCGCCCAGGGCGTCTCCACCGTGATGGTCTCCTTCTCCAGCTGGAACGGCGCCAAGATGCACGCCAACCGTTTCCTCATCACCGACTTCCTCAAAACCACGCTCAGATTCAGG GGTTTTGTGATTTCGGATTGGGGAGGGATTGAAAGGATAACGACACCTAAAGGTGCCGACTACATGCTGTCCGTCAAGCTGGCAATCATGGCCGGCATCGACATG ATCATGATCCCGTACACATACACGGAGTTCATCGACGACCTCAGCACCTTGGTGCAGAACGGAACCATTCCGATGAGCAGGATCGACGACGCCGTCCGGCGGATCCTCCGTGTCAAGTTCACCATGGGTCTGTTCGAGAACCCCTACGCCGACTTCAgcctcgccggcgagctcggcAAACAGGAGCACCGCGACCTGGCGCGGGAGGCCGTGAGGAAGTCCCTCGTCCTGCTCAAGAACGGCAAGGCCGGCGAGAAGCCGCTGCTGCCGCTGCCCAAGAACGCGGGGAGCATCCTGGTCGCCGGCAGCCACGCCCACGACCTCGGCAACCAGTGCGGTGGCTGGACCATCACCTGGCAGGGCGTCGCCGGCAACAACCTCACCACCG GGACTACGATCCTGGATGGCATCAAGCACGCCGTGGGGCACGGCACGGACGTGGTCTACTCCGAGAACCCCGACGCCGGCTTCATGCGGCAGAACAAGGCCCGCTTCGActacgccgtcgtcgtcgtcggcgAGCCGCCCTACGCCGAGTCCTTCGGCGACAACCTCAACCTGACCGTGCCGGCGCCCGGCCCCAGCGTGATCCGGGACGTGTGCGGCAGCGTCAGGTGCGCCGTGGTG
- the LOC123058237 gene encoding trinucleotide repeat-containing gene 18 protein-like gives MQGHADSESGLATAPSSPTRYLCSGRDGECDEDGGGIHYFFSAPASPVHYILRSPPASSASVHYAPSTDGDFCTAPGDFEFAARHRGIDGAGATTTMSSAEELFLSGRIRVGGLSPIRQETDCREQQGEDGEDEGGVEGRSPRPRRTRSASPPRSPRLAKTAEPADFLASASSSSSSSSSSAKTMRRRISLRDLLGRTCSDPSMRPPAPITTAAERSGSWLPSIWPARAKKALPSPAPQPARRSVSSVRAAPGGAGRDEAPRRRTTSLPYRQGLVLGCLGLGARSYGLAKSMHPLSTR, from the coding sequence ATGCAGGGCCACGCTGACAGCGAGAGCGGCCTCGCCACCGCGCCTTCCAGCCCCACACGCTACCTCTGCTCCGGGCGAGACGGTGAGTGTGACGAAGACGGCGGAGGCATCCATTACTTCTTCAGCGCCCCGGCCAGCCCCGTGCACTACATCCTCCGTTCGCCGCCAGCGTCCTCCGCGTCGGTCCACTACGCTCCCTCCACGGATGGAGACTTCTGCACGGCCCCCGGCGACTTCGAGTTCGCCGCGCGCCACCGCGGTATCGacggcgccggcgccaccaccaccatgAGCTCCGCCGAGGAGCTGTTCCTATCCGGCCGCATCCGCGTAGGTGGCCTCTCCCCCATCCGCCAAGAAACGGATTGCAGGGAGCAGCAGGGGGAGGACGGTGAAGACGAGGGCGGCGTCGAAGGCCGCTCGCCGCGGCCTCGCCGGACCAGGTCGGCTTCGCCGCCCCGGAGCCCGCGGCTCGCCAAGACTGCAGAGCCTGCCGACTTCTTGGCATCAgcgtcgtcgtcatcctcctcctcctcttcctctgccaagACCATGCGGCGGAGGATATCGCTGCGGGACCTCCTCGGCCGCACCTGCAGCGATCCCTCGATGAGGCCGCCGGCCCCTATTACCACCGCCGCCGAGAGGTCAGGATCCTGGCTGCCATCTATCTGGCCGGCGCGGGCCAAGAAAGCTCTGCCCTCCCCGGCGCCGCAGCCTGCTCGCCGGTCAGTTTCGTCGGTCAGGGCAGCaccgggcggcgcggggcgcgatGAGGCGCCGCGGCGGCGCACAACGTCTCTGCCGTACCGGCAAGGCCTGGTTCTTGGATGCCTCGGCCTAGGAGCCCGGAGCTACGGGCTCGCAAAGTCCATGCACCCCCTCTCCACGCGGTGA
- the LOC123060954 gene encoding replication protein A 14 kDa subunit, whose protein sequence is MDTSAPSPFVNGETLKTFLGRRVRTVVQVQHNEGGVLLGLSTDGHQLTIRGASGAPEPPHYIEVIGIADSSLSIRAESCTDFGENFDGVAFNGLCKLVNDKYNYLFL, encoded by the exons ATGGATACTTCAGCTCCTTCGCCATTTGTCAATGGAGAGACTCTGAAGACGTTTCTTGGGCGACGAGTGCGCACAGTGGTTCAAGTCCAACACAATGAAGGTGGAGTTCTTCTCGGGCTGTCCACTGATGGGCATCAGTTGACTATCAGAGGTGCTTCTGGTGCCCCTGAACCACCACACTACATCGAGGTTATTGGGATCGCTGACAGCAGCCTGTCCATTCGTGCTGAATCTTGCACTGATTTTGGTGAAAACTTTG ATGGTGTGGCATTCAACGGGCTATGCAAGCTTGTGAACGACAAGTACAATTACCTGTTCCTGTAG